DNA from Elaeis guineensis isolate ETL-2024a chromosome 2, EG11, whole genome shotgun sequence:
ATGAgattgtgtgtgtgtgcgtgtgtgtgtgtgtgtagacgaCACAAAACGAAGGAAAAAGCCAGGAAATAAGGACTTTGTGAAGCTATTATCCTTGTATATGGTCGGAGTCTGGAGTAACTAAAACAATGCAAAATGTAACTAGGATATATACGTGCGTACCATGCATGGAAAGAGCTTGAAGGTTACCTGAAGAATGGATGTAGGAGTGGCATCAAATTCTCTTTTCATGGTTGTTGTATTTTTTCGCCATCAATACATATGAAAGGTATGTGAGCAATTTTTAGCCAATCAGCTCCTCCTCTCAGGCATCGGTCCTTCAACAAAGGGCATCCCATGATATGTAATTCTTTGAGCGAAGTAGGCAAGTCATTCTCTGGCAATGAGCTAACGTTGGGGCAGGTGCGCATAGTCAGCGTCCTGATAGTGGAAAAATTTACCAAAGAAGTAGGAAGGCTTTCAAGGCTTCGGCTGTCTTCAATATCCAGGATTTGAAGGGATGTCAGCTGCCGGAACCACAGCTCATGTCCCTCTGTAAAGTTCGTCATACGATGACCAGGATGAATCCACAAATGCTGTAGCGAGTGGAGGCTTCCCAACAGAATCCACAGATGTTGAAGTAGGATTGTGTCGTCCATGTTGAGACGATTGAGAGTTCGCGGTCCTTGCTGTTCGTGCAGCTGCCCACGCTCCGAGGAGTCGATGAGCTTAGGACATCCTGTAAGATGCAGTAATTCAAGAGCAGTAAGGAACTGTAACCCACCAACTAACTTCATCTCTGGGCAATCCTCAAGGTGCAAATGTCTGAGAGCGTGCAAATTTGATAAGCAAAGAGACACTTGGGCGGCGTAACGAATGATTCTTAGATTGATGAGAGAGGTGAGACCTTGCAGACATCCGGGCAGTGCACTGCCGAAGTCACAACAGTCTTTGATATCGAGCTCTACCAGCGATGAGGACAGGAAGAGGAGAGGTACTTTCCTTAGCTTAATGCAATCATGGAGGAAGAGGTTACGGAGGCGAGGCAAAATTTGTGTGCCATCTGCTCCCAACCACTCCTCCCATTCATTGAAGACATTAAATATTAGTACCTCCAGGGATGGAAATGCCACACCACTGTCACCATAAAATTCAGGACCAATTTTTCTTATGGCAGGCATGTATTCAATATGAAGATCCTTGAGGGAAGGCAGCTGCCCTAGTGGCGGGATACTCTCCAACCTGCCACAAGATTCTAGACCAATCAATTCTAGATTGGTTAGAAACTTATTTTCCACCATCCAAGTTGGAAATCTGATACCCCCGTAGCGCTTGATCTCCAGCTCTTCAATATTGGGATGTGGTTGGAGTCCTTCAAATATCTCCTTCTCCACTTCAGGAAGACTTCCTGCATCAGAGTTCCATTCTAAATGCAATATGGTTAGGTGCTCTTTGTCTTTCAGCATCGCCTTCATGGCCTCCTTCTCACTCTCAACATTCTCGAGATTCTTGATGCAAAGCTGTCTCCGAAGATTTTTCAAGCGCTCCAACTCTCGAATCTCATGTCCCTGCTCCTTTTTGACTCGGAATTCCTCTAATTCTTGAAGATTGATAAGATCTCCAATCCCAATAATTTTTGAAATCGTGTCCACATCTCCATATAAATGGCGCAAGTTGATTAATTTGTTCATGCTTTTTGGAAAACTTGTGATGTAGCAGGATCGTATGTTCAGAACTTGCAGATGGCAAAGCTCACCAAATGAATTTGGCAGCTCTTGGATCATGGTGTGGGAGATATCTAAGTACCGTAGATGTGACAACCTACTGATAGCCTTTGGTAGCTTCCTCAGCTTCATCTGACTGCAAGATAAATCCAAAACACGCAGGCTTTTTGATTTCTCTAACATGTCGTTGTATGATTTTTTAGAACCATAATCAGCAAAGAATAAAATGGACCGTCGATTTTGAGGTTTACACATCTCGCTAAATGCATTCGTGTTAGAAGTCCTCAGAGTCAAGTGGCGAATTGTTGCGGGAATTTCTGCTTTCTCGTCACTAATAACCAAACATTCATCTAATGAAACAGAAACTGCGACTTCTCTTATCAGATCATGCATCACATACTTGCCAGTCTGAGTAGGTAGAAAGAAGTACCGGCTAGTTAATTCGTTAAATATCTGTCTCCCAATGTCCTCCATCCTCATTCTTTCCTGATTCTTGCTCTGGACAAAGCCTTGAGCCATCCACATCTCGACTAACTGATCTTTTTCAAACATATAGCTCTTGGGAAATATGGAACAATAAGTGAAGCATTGCTTCAGATTTGCATTCAAGTGTTCATAACTTAAAGCCAGAGATGGAAGGATATTATCTAAAACATATTCATGTTCCCACCACTCACTTTCTAAGATCATCTTCCAGTGATCCTCATCTAATTTGGTCTTCAATAAACTTCCCAGTACCCTTCCAGCTAGAGGTAAACCGTGCAGTTTTTCAGATATTTTCCTTCCTATTGCTTGCAATTTTTCCCTTCCCTCTTCCTCAAGAATTTGGTCACCAAATGCACAATGTTCAAAAAGTCTCCAGTAGTCATCTTCCTGTAGACAGTTCAACTTTATCGGGTCCATTGTGCCCATTACTTTTGCTACAACCGGACTTTGAGTTGTCACCAGAACCATGCTTCCTTTTGCTCCGGATGTCAAGGCACTACGGAGTTTTTCCCACTTGCTACCAGTCTCATCCCACACGTCATCAAGGACAAACAAAAACCTCTGGTTCGTCGTAGCATCTTTAAGTCTCCCTAGAATATGATCCATACTAATATGAGTGGAGGTTAGGTGGTCTATCGAGTCATATACCAGCTCCTTGGAAATCCGCTTGACATCAAAATCGTCAGACACATAGACCCACTTCCTCATCTCAAAATGCCTTGCTACTCTTTTATCGTTATAGATAATTTGAGCCAGAGTAGTCTTGCCAACACCCCCAACGCCTACTATAGGAAGAACACCAAGACTCGGAAGAACAGCAGGACTCGGATTGCTACTACTCCCAGCCTCAAATGTCTTGCGAGATTCTGGTCCATCAACTAAATGCAACTTATCTAATATCATGTCTCTCTCTTTGTCTCTCCCAAACACAAGGACATCGATAATCGAGCTGGTCTCTCTGGTCACACTTCTCTGGTTTGAGCTGTAATGCTTCAATTGTTCTTCCATGTAATTGATATTAGTATAAATCTTGTCAAGATTTCCCACAAGATTCCTCAACTTTTCCAGGTCATCGTCGGACATTATCAAATGCTCGAGAAACTTAACAAGAGAGGGTACAAAGTCACTCACCTTTCTCTTGTTGAACAGCTTCTGATGAAGCTCTTTGAATTCATGCTCATCCAGCACATCGTCGGCTTCGTAGGCAGCATCTTTGAGTTCCCTCAGCCATGTGGCCAGAGCTGGGTCCCTGATCGGCCTTCCCTCCGCTGCTTGGATCACTTCTCGGATACGAGAAAGTCTCGCCGCCACATCCTCCACCACAGGCTTAACACCCGTGAATAGACCGTACCGCTCCTCCAAACGCACCGAAACCATGTCAGCCAGTCTATTGAAGACGTAGGATACCATCAATTCTCCGACCATCATTCCGATCTTCTCCATATTGCGGGAAACTCCGGTTGCACAGTTGAAGACAGAGATCTTGCTCGGTCGGTCTTCTAACTAGCTTGCAACTTTACGCGGTACGACTAAATCTATGCACGGAGAAATTCTTGGCCACAGACTTGGTCTACGTATGGATAAGGGTCAGTTGAATAAAATATAGCGCGTTAGGTGCGAGACTCTCGCAACGAGTCGAAAGCAAATTTTACAGATATGTCTGGACTCCAAATTGCAAGCTTACGTCAATCTAATATTGGTGCCAGCAAGTATTTCAAATGTTTGTCCAAGGTGTTGGCCAAAGGGATGGTTCTGTTACGCTTCAAACCCAACATTCGAATCGAATACATGATGGCCGTATATTTcatagagcaagccctaaagaatatgcaaaaccaaaataaatcattacaatcttaacatccataacaattaatttctataataattcataaaaccttacataattacaatttaaatttcttcaattctctgatcagatgctatgacactctatttatccttctgctcatccgtaaatccaagccatagccaatcataagcatcctgtaactctgagaagaaaaagaaagataaaggggtgtgagctttacagctcagtaagaattctcatatcacactgatatagtaatatagtctgaaaataaggataagcaataaaatataaaatctcatgttcaatgtccagaataatgcaaacatccataaattttctatcttgttaaaatagatgcattatcatatgttaacagtgaaacaattttattcaacaattatttcatgtcttatctttcatttctcttttcataatcacatgatttttaaccttttctttctggctctggactatccaagtctatacctcagtcatcatccgaattaattttcacataaaaagcctttcaaggctgtcctaggatgagctcctggccggctatcccacgtacgaaagtccgtgagagactgtcccaggcataagctcctgacggactgtctcaggcataagctcctgaccggctgatccacctgtaagctagtgggggctgtcccatgcataagctcctggtgggctgtctcaggcataagctcctggccggctgttccacatgacaaggctagtccatatcatatatctctttcttttcatttaatcattatgtgttgatttcatcaaatcaattctgtcttgcattatgatcaattcagatatgtcatatccatataatcatgcaatcaatctctgatacatatatattgacataacatacttatgctcaaaatcaaataacaatatctcagatataataaattcatcgatcttaaatccgacgatgcaaaaccaataatgcaagaccaacagtaaaatagcatatatataatggtgatcatgtacagagattcttatctttatcggtgactgatccaagcatagaaatcaatattcttctttgatttatgaatttctttaacaaaatattccactcgatatcttatgcagacaatcgtatctcttcatgaccctgatcaaatataaaaatcatatatagagaaaattaccgataatcaatcctaataacataaatctaggatctctcttaggattaaccaaaattaagatttgtctaagtatctggatcctccactgatccataagatttctagagagagaaaatccatgaagagagagaaaattttggagagagaaagtggagagagaatcttcgtatccttctgatgaggcaatcattgtcgagatcatcagaggtcatatcaggatgattcaatatggattaaccatgattgatgttatcaacttCGAATAATAATCGGATcgagatctaatctactgcacaaattttggagcaatctcaggttatcatattttcatatcaattttatcctaggattcgtgatgaaatcagagagagaaagacactagagagataaaatctataaagagagagaaaggtctagagagagaatttagagagagaaaatatagagagaatgtagagagagaggagagagaaaagagagagaaaggagggagaggagagagagaaaatttctctctcttcatcttcttttttttattttctttatttttatttttatctttcttttttttcttttctttttctttttcttttccttctttcttcttctttttttttccttttcttcccacggcctcccttgggccgaaacaggggacggacGAGGGGCTCCAGCTTGGCTCTGGCGAGGGCGACGGCTTCGTCGGAGGTCCgacagcaggtggaggcggcggtggagcaagggatggcCGGCGGTAAGGTTCGGCCGGtgagaaatcaagaagagattgGAAAAATAGAGGACtgccatttttttttgttttccgatcattggccggtcaccggcggccaataccttcagggaagagagataaagggatgaggatcctatcctagggatgagacgccgcaaccgacggcaccggtggccgaaaaagagaggaaagggtccgaccgaaacagagcaaaataggggttcaccttgttcatggatttttcggcGATCCCGATGGCCGATGAGGGTTTAAAGCTatggggagaaaggaaagagggagaggaagaaaatttggagccttacctgagctccgatggcctcttcgaccttcgattttcgatgaacacgagaagaggctgtCGCGGCTTCCacagagaaaaggggaggaatcgGACTCAACGATCGCCGGTGGAGGCTCATGAGGGAGaggggagtcttatttatagagagccctagagtTTTAAGGATCCCAGAACTCTTCTCCGTCCGGGATTCATCAgaaaagaagactcccatcgggagtcttcttcccgttctgtttttttttgtatgggctttgggTTTTTGGGCTTGATTCAAGGTCCAAATGGGCCGgagtgttacattctccccccttcaaataatttcatcctcaaaattaagttatgttgttcgagatacatatttcaaagtatccattcttcatgtcattctcaagcttacgataatgtcttatatattatttatttctcatgatcttattataacaaaaattatttgaaatctcaaactcatcccttcttattgatttctcaactttttgaagaactgtaatattttagacttgtattaatatatcaccgttatttgtctaatacattccactcgaaattcataattatctcagactacctttgatagaaaaataaataaaggtcaaacattgagcactctttacaatcatcgatttctttcttttcttgaccttccaacaaattttatatgtagactctcatcttaagaaaatctcaatcttctatatcagtccaagtaataatattaaatttttttttaaaaaaaaatatgagatctatgtcaggacattctaagtttgaactaatatcagaactatcaagctattaataaacttgagatatttaaaatttcttggtattatctataatgaagcaacctactaacaaaaattatccggctataatcagattagatcaaaatttatagcatcctttcattatcaataaaattcttccttatttgcaactaatatatttcatcataatatcttttgatttaaaagattaatatttttaatcaatttcatccaccacgcttttgctgtgcactctgattttaatttatcaaattatataagtctatcaaagataaaaatattcttatatgttagatcaattcaGGAtaaatccaaccttcaaatttcatataagacttagggcaaaattttaagtttctttatctttactatctttaggtatagcatataaaaattaaatcttgatccacttcctatgtttgaaatcattgcataagtttcatcactcttcaagaatccaacatgtgtagaatcaattggagttaaccttagatttaccttacaattatttagataatttctaaattaatcttcttttttttaaaagaattaattctaacttgacaaactagaagaactcaagccaacatccttaagtagaatcaactttattatttcttatagagcttccttcatcacaacccttaacattaatcaataaatccatacaaaatcttgtcccttgtataagtcattcaaaatttaacactagcaagatgtcttagttcaatttttaaaaaaattcaaactttgacttgaataattaatacacttcaccatcttcaacaatcacaagaaaaattaaaaaaaatctaatccaaagatagtaatacgaattattaaagattcatcataacctatatatcatactctgacaaaataaatttttttctttaatttaacaacaatatcaaaatacttttgatccacttagaaaagtaaatttttgacttgaaattcaatgcaacttgaaagatcaaggaatcatattcagaatatgatattttgagtaaccaaagatttcaccaagatgtgtatctcatattctcat
Protein-coding regions in this window:
- the LOC105051558 gene encoding putative disease resistance protein RGA4 isoform X1, with product MEKIGMMVGELMVSYVFNRLADMVSVRLEERYGLFTGVKPVVEDVAARLSRIREVIQAAEGRPIRDPALATWLRELKDAAYEADDVLDEHEFKELHQKLFNKRKVSDFVPSLVKFLEHLIMSDDDLEKLRNLVGNLDKIYTNINYMEEQLKHYSSNQRSVTRETSSIIDVLVFGRDKERDMILDKLHLVDGPESRKTFEAGSSSNPSPAVLPSLGVLPIVGVGGVGKTTLAQIIYNDKRVARHFEMRKWVYVSDDFDVKRISKELVYDSIDHLTSTHISMDHILGRLKDATTNQRFLFVLDDVWDETGSKWEKLRSALTSGAKGSMVLVTTQSPVVAKVMGTMDPIKLNCLQEDDYWRLFEHCAFGDQILEEEGREKLQAIGRKISEKLHGLPLAGRVLGSLLKTKLDEDHWKMILESEWWEHEYVLDNILPSLALSYEHLNANLKQCFTYCSIFPKSYMFEKDQLVEMWMAQGFVQSKNQERMRMEDIGRQIFNELTSRYFFLPTQTGKYVMHDLIREVAVSVSLDECLVISDEKAEIPATIRHLTLRTSNTNAFSEMCKPQNRRSILFFADYGSKKSYNDMLEKSKSLRVLDLSCSQMKLRKLPKAISRLSHLRYLDISHTMIQELPNSFGELCHLQVLNIRSCYITSFPKSMNKLINLRHLYGDVDTISKIIGIGDLINLQELEEFRVKKEQGHEIRELERLKNLRRQLCIKNLENVESEKEAMKAMLKDKEHLTILHLEWNSDAGSLPEVEKEIFEGLQPHPNIEELEIKRYGGIRFPTWMVENKFLTNLELIGLESCGRLESIPPLGQLPSLKDLHIEYMPAIRKIGPEFYGDSGVAFPSLEVLIFNVFNEWEEWLGADGTQILPRLRNLFLHDCIKLRKVPLLFLSSSLVELDIKDCCDFGSALPGCLQGLTSLINLRIIRYAAQVSLCLSNLHALRHLHLEDCPEMKLVGGLQFLTALELLHLTGCPKLIDSSERGQLHEQQGPRTLNRLNMDDTILLQHLWILLGSLHSLQHLWIHPGHRMTNFTEGHELWFRQLTSLQILDIEDSRSLESLPTSLVNFSTIRTLTMRTCPNVSSLPENDLPTSLKELHIMGCPLLKDRCLRGGADWLKIAHIPFICIDGEKIQQP
- the LOC105051558 gene encoding putative disease resistance protein RGA4 isoform X2; protein product: MDMGKIVMTVGGWFASYVGNKLADKVSQHLEDQSMADMRYGLFTGVKPVVEDVAARLSRIREVIQAAEGRPIRDPALATWLRELKDAAYEADDVLDEHEFKELHQKLFNKRKVSDFVPSLVKFLEHLIMSDDDLEKLRNLVGNLDKIYTNINYMEEQLKHYSSNQRSVTRETSSIIDVLVFGRDKERDMILDKLHLVDGPESRKTFEAGSSSNPSPAVLPSLGVLPIVGVGGVGKTTLAQIIYNDKRVARHFEMRKWVYVSDDFDVKRISKELVYDSIDHLTSTHISMDHILGRLKDATTNQRFLFVLDDVWDETGSKWEKLRSALTSGAKGSMVLVTTQSPVVAKVMGTMDPIKLNCLQEDDYWRLFEHCAFGDQILEEEGREKLQAIGRKISEKLHGLPLAGRVLGSLLKTKLDEDHWKMILESEWWEHEYVLDNILPSLALSYEHLNANLKQCFTYCSIFPKSYMFEKDQLVEMWMAQGFVQSKNQERMRMEDIGRQIFNELTSRYFFLPTQTGKYVMHDLIREVAVSVSLDECLVISDEKAEIPATIRHLTLRTSNTNAFSEMCKPQNRRSILFFADYGSKKSYNDMLEKSKSLRVLDLSCSQMKLRKLPKAISRLSHLRYLDISHTMIQELPNSFGELCHLQVLNIRSCYITSFPKSMNKLINLRHLYGDVDTISKIIGIGDLINLQELEEFRVKKEQGHEIRELERLKNLRRQLCIKNLENVESEKEAMKAMLKDKEHLTILHLEWNSDAGSLPEVEKEIFEGLQPHPNIEELEIKRYGGIRFPTWMVENKFLTNLELIGLESCGRLESIPPLGQLPSLKDLHIEYMPAIRKIGPEFYGDSGVAFPSLEVLIFNVFNEWEEWLGADGTQILPRLRNLFLHDCIKLRKVPLLFLSSSLVELDIKDCCDFGSALPGCLQGLTSLINLRIIRYAAQVSLCLSNLHALRHLHLEDCPEMKLVGGLQFLTALELLHLTGCPKLIDSSERGQLHEQQGPRTLNRLNMDDTILLQHLWILLGSLHSLQHLWIHPGHRMTNFTEGHELWFRQLTSLQILDIEDSRSLESLPTSLVNFSTIRTLTMRTCPNVSSLPENDLPTSLKELHIMGCPLLKDRCLRGGADWLKIAHIPFICIDGEKIQQP